The following are encoded together in the Zygosaccharomyces rouxii strain CBS732 chromosome C complete sequence genome:
- the MON2 gene encoding Mon2p (similar to uniprot|P48563 Saccharomyces cerevisiae YNL297C MON2 Peripheral membrane protein with a role in endocytosis and vacuole integrity interacts with Arl1p and localizes to the endosome member of the Sec7p family of proteins) yields the protein MAALGGEFGSFWKLLNSELHSLSSESKKRNTAIRNASDKSIEILKVVHSYEELSRHPDFIVPLVMSCASKNAKLTTISMQCFQKLATVPCIPVDKLSDVLDAFIEANQLAMDIKLKVLQVLPIFFQVYGKYIYGELCVKLLKCCSDLLQLPNKSSMVVGTASATLQQLIDEIFERLSLEKKNPDNKINEDNNYEVLVGNNEHIKVNIYRLDANRLFSDLCSSFVPNEQAPKDILLDVKNLPINYGLEILESVLTNSKCVFLEYRDLQFLLRIKAVPLLLRCISSSKNFSTVVRSYRCIRLLIKEEYLQILELELEVILSLLIRNISHDSDTPLWKKALSYETFMDISKDFNLVRGIYMTYDHFPDKKHIISNLLHDSLQLLSTEEFAQQLCESNVVEKMDLSLISTETSAVKTQYVQLLDKSTPPPVNVTYLIWLILSTTNDLSDGLSASVLHCSQTESEEEKVIMSNVLKGVFPGLFEIHKKFLFSTSLDNALFHYLIRAFQKLAHATGILDQTEQLNQCLQLFSMSIVKNVDIAKEKLKVDSQQNSTVLNTLSETLIGSSAFDKSATLPTEKKGLPPRSLNQRHVSLFRALISLSISLGPSLEFYSWKYILCTWQWVAYYIYGPSADFMENFYVQDVPPPPAMTKGEVVSIESSIGKLLESTSSYPNPAFKTLLDALIFESKQTLELAAEVDEKEKKKDMNPANQVDIPACIYNRIFFVAQIGELAIYNSARFLQDQQERECWTTIMNYLISIIADRKLKSVSFRLYANKILTDIIRKTSIELGSAEDQEIRNRNFGVLETLVMDSLLGVIEAFRKLEVGKDEIYHGVANAESEILFELLTTLKDLLNEFGDMLGHSWSTVFSIINSPFEWGQIDANPVFVTHQDNSSLVHGIIHKRGEMIQVSYEVFKLISDDFLQALPLDVIKGVIDTLMNFVTQDMNLNISFSSISQFWLVGDYLRVRKRSEKDEGMESEFVSEIQRGELTQTITSKDAPYYKTYNGLWLYLLQKLVECSKDKRIEVENGAMQTFYRIVDSHSSYFPNWNLIFLVVIKPLLTDHCYNEELSKGSDFWGHTLQGLVKLYCSHFSNFVENTYATEEWLTFLAALQYFSSSTSTEVAFVAIENYRSLLAFATKLEVFPSEVLDKCIEIWSGYRIVYGDITDSSGSYSRKSGYDCIEELINAFPCLYQIIVKYNGISVEFVEKSLSLFYSAVRYPLLPEHIRDSNKPSSLQAAVLSGLKTFELTQKSEIEVLVLLQLSVMVTLPFETHEKIERKLLPKLSRSQKSRIPSFEAVCYKSFEELNRRLESRHDLDFASTSTKKLMVKVMRNLGEVAGRKSLIDVSANKDMPIWILSSQCFRVLFTRLFKSFTEPAVPEKVKGDFFGVFVSVAISSLKKVDESTDSKTEVADLREYTNFRDIMFREDIIKFVEDSKIDLFLSAIWRCSFLYETDEVEEEILKRCNSILEVAQKLSTFEFGDIAGCIVERPVLRKHNCSIACLEDLLRFIITPGEKFARLRKLSAPYLVSRVAFVLRRYVSNESLVRRAPIPKVRKIELEILLPGLHRAIDLFLTQNDLEEKSVIDALKLLHPLILRAIPLSHKLNVLQNEVMELSLSFTKLEAK from the coding sequence ATGGCTGCATTAGGAGGTGAATTTGGTAGCTTTTGGAAGCTGCTCAATTCCGAGTTGCATTCACTTTCATCAGAGTCGAAGAAAAGGAATACTGCTATTAGGAATGCTAGCgataaatcaattgaaattttgaaagtagTTCACAGTTATGAGGAATTATCAAGACATCCAGATTTTATAGTACCGCTAGTGATGTCATGTGCATCCAAGAATGCCAAATTGACTACTATATCAATGCAATgtttccaaaaattggcCACAGTGCCATGTATACCGGTCGATAAACTCTCAGACGTACTTGATGCGTTTATAGAGGCCAACCAGCTGGCAATGGATATAAAACTAAAGGTTTTACAGGttctaccaatttttttccaagtTTATGGTAAATACATCTACGGGGAACTCTGCGTGAAACTCTTAAAGTGCTGTTCAGATCTTTTACAACTGCCAAATAAATCTTCCATGGTTGTGGGTACTGCAAGTGCTACGCTACAACAATTGatagatgaaatttttgagagACTGtcattggaaaagaaaaaccCTGATAATAAGATTAATGAAGATAACAATTATGAAGTATTAGTGGGTAATAACGAGCACATTAAAGTTAACATATACCGTTTAGATGCTAACAGATTGTTTTCGGATCTATGTTCTTCATTTGTCCCCAATGAACAAGCCCCTAAAGATATTTTATTAGATGTTAAAAACTTGCCCATCAATTATGgattggaaattttggaatcgGTTTTAACCAATAGTAAATGTGTCTTCCTAGAATATCGAGATTTACAGTTTCTTTTAAGAATTAAAGCTGTTCCGCTTTTACTTAGATGCATATCTTCTAGCAAAAACTTTAGTACCGTGGTAAGGAGTTATCGTTGCATAAGACTGCTCATAAAGGAAGAGTACTTACAAATACTGGAATTAGAATTAGAAGTGATTTTATCGCTATTAATTCGCAATATCTCACATGATTCGGATACACCTTTATGGAAGAAAGCCCTCTCTTATGAGACTTTTATGGACATTTCtaaagattttaatttaGTACGTGGCATCTATATGACTTATGACCATTTCCCAGATAAAAAGCACATAATATCCAATTTACTACATGATTCTCTGCAATTATTGTCTACAGAGGAGTTTGCTCAACAACTATGCGAATCAAATGTTGTTGAGAAGATGGATCTCTCGCTAATATCCACAGAGACCTCAGCGGTAAAGACACAGTACGTACAACTATTGGATAAATCTACTCCGCCCCCGGTGAATGTAACCTATTTGATATGGCTCATATTATCGACTACTAATGATTTGTCTGATGGTCTTAGCGCTTCTGTCCTACATTGTTCTCAAACAGAATCTGAAGAGGAGAAAGTAATCATGTCCAATGTCCTGAAAGGTGTCTTTCCTGGTCTCTTCGAAATCCATAAAAagtttcttttctctacATCGCTGGACAATGCTTTGTTTCACTATTTGATCAGAGCATTTCAGAAACTGGCCCACGCTACAGGTATCCTAGACCAAACGGAACAACTGAACCAATGTTTGCAACTGTTCTCCATGTCGATTGTGAAAAATGTTGATATAgccaaagaaaaattaaaagTAGATTCCCAACAAAACTCTACAGTTCTCAACACTCTGAGTGAGACCCTCATAGGTTCTTCGGCTTTCGATAAGTCTGCAACTTTACCtacagaaaaaaaaggcCTCCCACCGAGATCTTTAAACCAAAGACACGTTTCCTTATTTCGGGCGTTGATCTCGCTCTCTATCTCTTTGGGACCATCTTTAGAATTTTACAGCTGGAAGTATATTCTCTGCACCTGGCAATGGGTAGCCTATTATATCTATGGTCCATCTGCCGATTTTATGGAAAATTTCTACGTACAGGACGTTCCTCCACCACCTGCCATGACAAAAGGCGAAGTGGTTTCCATCGAAAGCAGCATTGGGAAATTATTGGAAAGCACATCTTCTTATCCTAACCCTGCATTTAAAACGCTTCTAGATGCCTTAATATTCGAGTCTAAACAAACCTTGGAATTGGCCGCCGAAGTGgatgaaaaggagaagaagaaagatatgAATCCAGCAAATCAAGTAGACATTCCAGCCTGCATTTACaacagaattttttttgttgcTCAAATTGGCGAATTAGCTATTTACAACAGTGCTAGGTTTTTACAAGATCAACAGGAAAGAGAATGTTGGACGACAATCATGAACTATTTGATCTCAATAATTGCAGATCGAAAATTGAAAAGCGTATCATTTCGTCTATACGCTAATAAAATTTTAACAGATATCATCAGGAAAACTTCAATTGAGCTAGGGAGCGCtgaagatcaagaaataAGAAACAGGAATTTCGGTGTTCTAGAGACATTGGTGATGGATTCGTTGCTTGGTGTCATCGAGGCATTCAGGAAATTAGAAGTCggtaaagatgaaatttaccATGGAGTTGCCAATGCGGAATCTGAGATTTTGTTTGAACTTTTGACCACTTTaaaagatcttttgaatgaatttgGAGATATGTTGGGTCATAGTTGGTCAACAGTTTTTAGCATCATAAATTCTCCTTTTGAGTGGGGTCAGATAGATGCCAACCCTGTCTTTGTCACTCACCAGGACAACTCTTCGCTAGTGCATGGGATCATTCATAAGCGTGGAGAGATGATTCAAGTTTCTTATGAAGTCttcaaattaatttcaGACGATTTTTTACAAGCTTTACCACTTGATGTCATTAAGGGAGTTATAGACACCTTAATGAACTTCGTGACACAAGACATGAATCTAAAcatctctttctcttcaatAAGTCAGTTTTGGTTAGTAGGAGATTACCTTCGGGTTCGTAAGAGAtctgaaaaagatgaaggtATGGAGTCTGAATTCGTTTCAGAGATCCAAAGAGGCGAGCTTACCCAAACAATAACTTCAAAGGACGCGCCCTATTATAAGACGTACAATGGGCTCTGGTTATATCTTCTGCAGAAGCTAGTTGAATGCTCAAAAGACAAGCGCATTGAGGTCGAAAATGGAGCAATGCAAACTTTTTACCGGATTGTCGATTCTCACTCCTCTTATTTCCCTAACTGGAACTTGATATTCTTAGTTGTTATCAAACCTTTGCTCACAGATCATTGTTATAATGAGGAACTTTCGAAAGGGTCTGATTTCTGGGGCCATACGCTGCAAGGTTTGGTCAAATTATACTGCTCTCATTTTTCCAACTTCGTGGAAAACACGTATGCAACAGAAGAATGGTTAACATTTCTTGCAGCACTTCagtatttttcatcttcaacttcAACAGAAGTAGCCTTTGTGGCCATTGAAAACTATCGAAGCCTTTTGGCCTTTGCTACAAAATTAGAGGTATTTCCATCTGAAGTCTTGGATAAGTGTATCGAGATATGGTCTGGTTACCGCATTGTATATGGAGATATCACTGATTCAAGTGGCAGTTATTCGAGGAAAAGTGGGTACGACTGCATCGAAGAACTCATCAACGCCTTCCCCTGCCTTTATCAAATCATCGTCAAATACAACGGTATTAGTGTTGAGTTTGTGGAAAAGAGTTTGAGTTTATTTTATTCAGCGGTACGTTATCCACTGCTTCCTGAACACATAAGAGATAGTAAtaaaccttcttcactGCAAGCTGCTGTTCTTAGCGGTCTTAAGACATTTGAACTTACGCAAAAGAGCGAAATCGAAGTTTTGGtgcttcttcaattgagcGTAATGGTGACACTTCCTTTTGAAACACATGAAAAGATTGAGAGAAAGCTTTTACCAAAGCTTTCTAGATCTCAAAAATCTCGGATTCCTTCGTTTGAAGCTGTTTGCTacaaatcttttgaagagtTGAACAGAAGACTTGAATCACGTCatgatttggattttgcaTCTACATCTACGAAAAAACTGATGGTGAAAGTGATGAGAAATCTGGGAGAGGTAGCAGGTAGGAAATCGTTGATTGATGTGAGCGCGAATAAAGATATGCCAATATGGATCTTATCATCCCAATGCTTCAGAGTTTTGTTTACCCGTTTATTCAAGTCTTTTACGGAACCCGCAGTACCAGAGAAAGTGAAAGGTGACTTTTTTGGTGTGTTCGTTAGTGTAGCGATTTCATCCTTGAAGAAAGTTGATGAGAGTACAGATAGCAAGACAGAGGTGGCAGATTTACGAGAATATACCAATTTCCGTGATATTATGTTTCGTGAAGATATTATCAAGTTTGTAGAGGATTCcaaaattgatcttttcctTTCAGCTATTTGGCGTTGTTCCTTTTTATATGAAACAGACGAGGTGGAAGAGGAAATTCTCAAACGTTGTAATTCAATCCTTGAGGTTGCCCAAAAGTTATCTACTTTCGAATTTGGCGATATTGCAGGTTGTATCGTTGAAAGGCCAGTTTTGAGGAAACATAATTGTTCAATAGCTTGTCTAGAGGATCTATTACGTTTCATAATAACTccaggtgaaaaattcgcAAGGCTAAGAAAATTGTCTGCACCATATTTGGTGTCCCGTGTGGCATTTGTATTAAGGCGTTATGTCTCCAACGAATCGTTAGTAAGGCGTGCACCAATTCCCAAAgttagaaaaattgaattggaaattttattGCCTGGGTTACACAGAGCAATTGACCTATTCTTAACACAAAATGATCTGGAAGAGAAAAGTGTTATTGACGCTCTTAAATTATTGCATCCTCTTATTTTGAGGGCTATTCCTCTATCTCACAAATTAAATGTGCTACAAAATGAAGTAATGGAATTATCACTAAGTTTTACGAAATTAGAAGCAAAataa
- the MRX6 gene encoding Mrx6p (similar to gnl|GLV|KLLA0A07447g Kluyveromyces lactis KLLA0A07447g and weakly similar to YNL295W uniprot|P48564 Saccharomyces cerevisiae YNL295W Hypothetical ORF) — MSRANLRALSPLRSRFMGFRRFYSINSKDNGDGNSADQTKDEKNSKDETDNNKAHLVVPRVPPTDYISAPEIQTEGLFAGYRPLFLGNSPINDKNGSTPLDNFFTSFANLKVVEESEVVGEVNVQEVIEDLRRGIPSGQMSNSKGKNRKPIIPWDASISGMVYNDDPFKHVPNNVVSKLKPFKMVRLEKKSDKNVKQPNMVKMKVHNSKVNDEPELINIFNVQPNGRRPHRHMWKSSSDKNEGTDDVAMTRQKYHEEKVQFANKHKFLRSDQRVMKQDIDKLNRLLVKELYKLTNLTVNMDFRETPLPLFIYVDKSIAAKQVLRRELKKRILDHVHPVLSMTLSAYENEEQMKRFQLRINARIRHTVRDLSEYLPSVSFTRSSVDCVISNSPIQSFKRIHWLKRRKRQNVFKGRNADLDYCFNINGAFNVTRSGVKYIRYPVYLNCESFDEAFSEWDYIG; from the coding sequence ATGTCGCGAGCCAACTTAAGAGCATTAAGCCCATTGCGTTCACGATTTATGGGCTTTCGAAGGTTTTACTCTATTAACTCCAAGGACAATGGAGATGGCAACAGTGCTGATCAAACGaaggatgaaaaaaattccaaggaTGAAACCGACAATAATAAGGCCCATCTAGTAGTGCCGAGAGTGCCTCCAACGGATTACATCTCAGCACCAGAGATTCAAACGGAGGGTCTTTTTGCAGGTTATAGACCATTATTTCTGGGAAACTCACCTATTAATGACAAGAACGGTTCGACGCCATTggataatttctttacgTCATTTGCGAACTTGAAAGTAGTAGAAGAGTCTGAAGTCGTTGGCGAAGTGAATGTTCAAGAGGTTATCGAGGATTTGAGAAGGGGTATACCATCAGGACAGATGAGTAACAGTAAAGGGAAAAATAGGAAACCTATTATACCTTGGGATGCTTCAATTAGTGGAATGGTATACAATGATGATCCTTTTAAGCATGTCCCTAATAACGTGGTATCtaaattgaaaccatttaAAATGGTAAGattggagaaaaaaagtGACAAAAACGTTAAGCAACCTAATATGGTTAAGATGAAAGTGCATAATTCTAAAGTTAATGATGAACCAGAGCTGATAAACATTTTTAATGTTCAACCGAATGGAAGAAGGCCGCACCGTCACATGTGGAAGAGTAGCAGTGATAAGAATGAAGGAACTGATGATGTAGCGATGACTAGACAAAAATACCATGAGGAGAAAGTCCAATTTGCCAATAAACATAAATTTTTAAGAAGTGATCAAAGAGTTATGAAGCAAGATATAGATAAATTGAATCGATTATTGGTTAAAGAACTGTACAAATTGACTAATTTAACGGTTAATATGGATTTCAGAGAGACTCCGTTGCCACTTTTCATCTATGTGGATAAATCTATTGCCGCCAAACAGGTACTGCGCCGCGagttaaagaaaagaatctTAGATCATGTACATCCGGTATTATCAATGACACTTTCTGCgtatgaaaatgaagaacaGATGAAAAGGTTTCAACTAAGAATTAATGCGAGAATAAGGCATACGGTACGTGACTTATCTGAATATTTACCCTCAGTATCTTTTACGCGCTCTTCAGTAGATTGTGTGATAAGTAATAGTCCAATCCAgagtttcaaaagaataCATTGGTTAAAACGTCGTAAAAGACAGAATGTTttcaaaggaagaaatgcAGATTTAGACTATTGCTTCAATATAAATGGTGCTTTTAACGTGACAAGGAGTGGTGTTAAATACATAAGGTATCCAGTATATCTAAACTGTGAAAGCTTTGATGAGGCCTTTTCGGAATGGGATTATATTGGATAA
- the CLA4 gene encoding serine/threonine protein kinase CLA4 (some similarities with uniprot|P48562 Saccharomyces cerevisiae YNL298W CLA4 Involved in localizing cell growth with respect to the septin ring protein kinase homologous to Ste20p interacts with CDC42) codes for MSLSAAANKISDNDFQNIGPAPRPPGSGGGGFNQTKPITKFLNQLDLNRDGSNNKSISQTTMNFKKRTGWISYKDDGLLSFLWQKRFLVLNDSYLALYKNDKVNEDPVLQIPLTGIVSVSRTLLKQNCFEIVRSTDRMSSNSISSAGSGGSGGGLDPGSKKSIYIATKTEQELHSWLDAIFAKCPLLSGVSSPTNFTHKVHVGFDPETGSFVGMPSNWEKLLKHSRITGEDWNNDSAAVIQVLQFYQEYNGISDKNESSTNLASHQNASQTSLNTNNSINSNSNNNKNNKNNKIPSGPSSNSSHSPGSSGSSDSLKSNSINGKHQQLQQQAHQSSSSTGLIPQRQPPTPPNSKGANVTMGPGNQSIKPNVTPVKVTPIQTMNHPQHQMKMQPMRPMPSPTNGGFPRGMPRNLPPPPPPPPQQQFYPKHQFIPHQQHASPPEMNGYRPHHNMMNPYAKQMNGGGSTVNGQPNLPRASPQGGHVDKNVNMPPRLRPQRAAPRPPVAAAAAAAATATNNHSAPQVNVKVNTNDPVAQQSSGPMGAKPSPGKQQQQQQPLPNVPQPQRQAPKKPQVDATNKDVGVTKPRKQNKPTMSNAEIMSKLRSVTLDTDPSSFFDMVEKAGQGASGSVYLAKRAQLLPHPPEDVTNLDPPQIGDKVAIKQMILSKQPRKELIVNEIIVMKDSRHKNIVNFLEAYLKTDDDLWVIMEYMEGGSLTDIIENSAAMESNHSPLTEPQIAYIVRETCQGLKFLHDRNIIHRDIKSDNVLLDTRARVKITDFGFCAKLTDKKSKRATMVGTPYWMAPEVVKQREYDEKVDVWSMGIMTIEMLEGEPPYLNEDPLKALYLIATNGTPKLRSPERLSLEIKRFLSVCLCVDVKYRASTEELLHHSFFSMACTPEDLVKLLAWKR; via the coding sequence ATGTCGCTATCAGCAGCTgcaaataaaatttcagacAACGATTTTCAGAATATAGGACCTGCTCCGCGACCACCAGGTTCAGGAGGTGGTGGATTCAACCAAACAAAACCTATTACCAAGTTTTTAAACCAGTTAGACTTGAATCGTGACGGTAGCAATAACAAATCGATTTCTCAAACTACgatgaatttcaaaaagagAACAGGCTGGATATCATATAAGGATGATGGGTTATTGTCGTTCTTATGGCAGAAGAGATTTTTAGTTTTGAATGATTCATATTTGGCACTTTACAAAAATGATAAAGTTAATGAAGATCCAGTTCTTCAAATACCATTGACAGGTATTGTTAGCGTGTCACGTACCCTTTTGAAACAAAACTGTTTTGAGATAGTTCGTTCTACCGATAGAAtgtcttccaattctattTCATCCGCTGGTTCTGGAGGATCAGGAGGTGGACTGGATCCAGGCTCCAAAAAATCAATATATATCGCTACAAAGACTGAGCAAGAACTTCACAGTTGGTTAGATGCAATCTTTGCCAAATGCCCCCTATTGAGTGGTGTTTCCTCACCTACAAACTTTACGCATAAAGTTCACGTTGGTTTTGATCCAGAAACTGGTAGTTTTGTAGGAATGCCTTCCAATTGGGAAAAACTGTTAAAACATTCCAGAATTACAGGTGAAGACTGGAATAATGATTCGGCAGCGGTGATCCAAGTTCTACAATTTTACCAGGAGTATAATGGAATCTCAGATAAAAATGAGAGTAGTACAAATCTGGCATCTCATCAGAATGCCTCTCAAACTTCTTTGAACACCAACAACAGTATTAATAGTAATAgcaataataataagaataataagaataataagATACCCAGTGGCCCCTCGAGCAATAGTTCTCATAGTCCTGGTAGTAGTGGTAGTTCAGACTCATTGAAATCAAACAGTATTAATGGGAAACATCAACAATTACAACAGCAGGCACATCAATCTTCTAGTTCGACTGGCCTCATACCTCAGCGACAGCCTCCTACTCCTCCTAATAGTAAAGGAGCTAATGTGACTATGGGGCCCGGTAATCAATCTATAAAACCTAATGTCACTCCCGTTAAAGTTACTCCAATACAAACTATGAATCATCCACAGCACCAAATGAAGATGCAACCAATGAGGCCCATGCCTTCACCCACAAACGGAGGTTTCCCTCGTGGTATGCCAAGAAatctaccaccaccaccaccaccaccaccacaacaGCAGTTTTACCCTAAACATCAATTTATCCCTCATCAACAGCATGCTTCTCCACCTGAAATGAATGGCTATAGACCACATCATAATATGATGAATCCATATGCCAAACAAATGAACGGTGGTGGATCCACGGTTAATGGCCAACCCAATTTACCTAGAGCTTCACCCCAAGGTGGCCATGTTGACAAAAACGTTAACATGCCGCCAAGGCTACGTCCACAGCGTGCTGCTCCCCGTCCACCTGTAGCTGCcgcagcagcagctgctgcCACCGCTACCAACAATCATTCTGCACCTCAGGTAAATGTCAAGGTTAATACCAATGACCCGGTCGCTCAGCAATCATCGGGCCCTATGGGTGCCAAACCTTCACCAGGTaaacaacagcagcagcagcaaccaCTTCCGAATGTTCCTCAACCTCAAAGACAAGCTCCAAAGAAACCTCAGGTTGATGCTACAAATAAGGATGTTGGTGTTACGAAACCTAGAAAACAGAATAAGCCTACCATGTCCAATGCTGAAATAATGTCGAAATTGAGGAGTGTTACCCTTGATACCGatccttcttcatttttcGATATGGTAGAAAAGGCAGGTCAAGGTGCAAGTGGATCCGTATACTTGGCTAAACGTGCACAATTATTACCTCATCCTCCTGAAGATGTTACCAATTTAGATCCTCCTCAAATAGGTGACAAAGTGGCTATTAAGCAGatgattctttccaaacAACCTcgtaaagaattgattgtTAATGAAATTATAGTCATGAAGGACTCCCGCCATAAGAATATTGTGAACTTTTTGGAAGCTTATTTAAAGACTGACGATGATTTGTGGGTCATTATGGAATATATGGAAGGTGGATCTCTAACGgatattattgaaaacagCGCTGCCATGGAATCCAACCATTCGCCTTTGACGGAACCTCAGATCGCTTATATCGTCAGAGAGACTTGTCAAggtttgaaatttttgcaCGATAGAAATATCATTCACAGAGACATTAAGTCAGATAACGTTCTATTGGATACAAGAGCGCGTGTAAAGATCACTGATTTTGGTTTCTGTGCTAAATTAACGGATAAAAAGAGTAAAAGAGCTACTATGGTAGGAACACCTTATTGGATGGCACCTGAAGTCGTCAAGCAGAGGGAATACGATGAAAAAGTCGATGTCTGGTCTATGGGTATCATGACAATCGAAATGTTAGAAGGCGAACCACCATATTTAAACGAAGATCCATTGAAAGCTCTCTATTTGATCGCTACCAATGGTACGCCAAAATTAAGATCTCCTGAAAGACTATCCCTAGAGatcaaaagatttttaaGTGTTTGTCTTTGTGTTGATGTCAAATATAGGGCGTCCACAGAAGAGCTTTTGCATCATTCATTCTTTAGCATGGCTTGCACACCTGAGGATTTGGTTAAATTGCTGGCATGGAAGAGGTAG
- the RIM21 gene encoding Rim21p (similar to uniprot|P48565 Saccharomyces cerevisiae YNL294C RIM21 Protein proposed to be involved in the response to alkaline pH; has similarity to A. nidulans PalH) encodes MVGPNSFKKQNSGKRTYGSCRRQELGSGLLVGDILPDIVTFVDEALFQSYCDHELPVYNTAKDGSESYQYLKIVTEDWNRYLTRKGVYDRSFSYGVYPVVLSFTANFVITVSLTLLIFLNICDRRYKYTSRLLKMGAMISSINILIFVTRALKKLKIEHDMYGIATAGSIMSLYTSDLTFSILDLISVFMIQLCQVMILNRLFPRNLEKRICIFLGVPLVVVSNVLWAIPRFDSGMQNSPRHWGTLPPFVYLFRIALSTSYACTITSYSFIKRRFCIHSFQMGILSLLAVLVVLLQPVLFITDVSDAWLWGVGELFTTTCYVGSAFIVWEWLERLNTLERNEQAQSVLGRPFYEDEQQEYRIARYALEVQWALGEDYDEDGEEFSKIPSFIQDTPSSLYATNSKNTTIIGREGLDQVRFNQQPAMKEILRQKLITSYITLMRPIRQARRWGLKMLNFTSKEKGENAEREGVVRKRIGLDRRDEVYVYTTKDIVFESDGE; translated from the coding sequence ATGGTTGGCCCCAATAGTTTTAAGAAACAGAACAGCGGTAAGCGCACATATGGTAGTTGTCGAAGACAGGAACTTGGTAGTGGATTGCTAGTAGGTGATATTTTGCCAGATATTGTTACATTTGTCGATGAGGCACTCTTCCAGAGCTACTGTGATCATGAACTGCCCGTCTACAATACTGCCAAGGATGGTTCAGAAAGTTACCAGTATTTGAAGATTGTTACAGAGGATTGGAACAGATATCTGACGCGTAAGGGTGTTTACGATAGGTCTTTTTCATATGGCGTATATCCAGTGGTTCTATCATTTACTGCCAATTTTGTTATAACTGTTTCCCTTACTTTACTGATCTTTCTAAATATCTGTGACAGACGTTACAAATATACTTCCAGATTGCTTAAGATGGGGGCCATGATTAGCTCTATCAATATTCTCATCTTTGTTACAAGGGCATTGAAGAAGCTAAAAATTGAGCACGACATGTACGGCATAGCAACTGCAGGATCTATTATGTCACTTTACACTTCTGATCTGACATTCTCTATCCTTGATTTGATATCTGTTTTTATGATCCAACTATGTCAGGTAATGATTTTGAACCGATTATTTCCTCGAAATTTAGAAAAACGGATTTGCATCTTTCTGGGGGTTCCATTGGTGGTAGTTTCTAACGTGTTATGGGCGATTCCAAGATTTGACAGCGGCATGCAAAACTCTCCAAGACATTGGGGTACTTTACCGCCCTTTGTTTACTTATTTCGAATTGCACTCAGTACATCCTATGCATGTACAATTACCTCCTATTCATTCATTAAAAGACGGTTCTGTATTCATTCATTCCAAATGGGGATATTATCGTTATTGGCTGTTCTAGTTGTTCTTTTACAGCCTGTACTTTTCATTACAGATGTATCCGATGCGTGGCTTTGGGGAGTTGGTGAATTGTTCACCACTACTTGTTATGTGGGGTCTGCATTCATAGTCTGGGAATGGTTAGAAAGGTTAAATACTCTGGAGAGAAATGAACAAGCTCAAAGCGTTTTAGGTAGACCTTTTTATGAGGATGAACAACAAGAATATCGAATTGCTAGGTACGCATTAGAAGTCCAATGGGCTTTAGGAGAGGAttacgatgaagatggtgagGAATTTAGTAAAATACCGTCTTTCATTCAAGATACTCCGTCATCGCTTTATGCTACCAATAGTAAAAACACGACTATAATTGGGAGAGAAGGACTTGATCAAGTTAGATTTAATCAGCAACCTGCGATGAAAGAAATTCTGAGACAAAAGTTGATTACATCTTACATAACTTTGATGCGTCCGATAAGACAAGCCAGGCGTTGGGGTCTTAAAATGTTGAACTTTACATCTAAGGAGAAGGGGGAAAACGCTGAGCGTGAAGGAGTCGTCaggaaaagaattggattgGACAGGCGTGATGAAGTGTACGTTTATACTACGAAGGATATTGTATTTGAATCAGACGGAGAATAG